From Halosolutus amylolyticus, a single genomic window includes:
- a CDS encoding signal peptidase I: MRERTTGETAETDRPTHEAETAERVPAAETEADSDSGIPSNSVTDSDPNGPPESERQPSDDDSGWLGPVSGEKLRRAGRIAATLLVVAVVIPFVVVAVPQLVGAQYSFVVLSGSMEPAISPGDVVLVADTDPSTVESGDVITYQRSDEGTPTTHRVVSVEGSGDDRQFRTQGDANDNVDSAPVNADQYIGHVIGTIPLVGYMIAFVNTPLGFAALVVLPIAAFVLSEAWAIYAGRSGKDGDRDGGRSATDHELAPEEASPGAATKTEKRSVEMAATDRATSDDVGADLESEAETAADAGADGYQLTAIDLTISPILLAALAGYSGWVTYTSYLRTGVPDMVSVVVVTASTTSLALVLAARSQLPSEPPSSPESEPETSESTMGAQDDPQTRTAEESRSNGSTSIASNTSRAARSSQFDWAEEQIPVGSENPDAAVDWDVELDSWDADCVETGGEVRDE, from the coding sequence ATGAGAGAGCGAACGACAGGGGAGACGGCGGAGACGGATCGACCGACACACGAGGCGGAGACGGCCGAGCGAGTACCGGCGGCGGAAACGGAGGCGGATTCCGATTCTGGGATCCCATCGAACTCGGTGACGGATTCCGATCCGAACGGGCCACCGGAATCGGAGCGCCAGCCGTCGGACGACGACTCCGGCTGGCTCGGTCCGGTGTCGGGTGAGAAGTTGCGACGAGCGGGACGGATCGCCGCAACCCTGCTCGTGGTCGCCGTCGTCATCCCGTTCGTCGTGGTCGCGGTCCCCCAACTCGTCGGCGCCCAGTATAGCTTCGTCGTGCTCTCGGGCAGCATGGAGCCGGCGATCTCGCCGGGGGACGTGGTCCTCGTCGCGGACACCGATCCGTCGACGGTCGAGAGCGGGGACGTGATCACCTACCAGCGATCGGACGAGGGGACGCCGACGACCCATCGCGTCGTCTCGGTGGAGGGGAGCGGCGACGACCGCCAGTTCCGGACCCAGGGTGATGCGAACGACAACGTCGACTCGGCCCCTGTGAATGCGGATCAGTACATCGGTCACGTCATCGGGACGATCCCGCTCGTCGGTTACATGATCGCGTTCGTCAACACCCCGCTCGGCTTCGCCGCGCTGGTCGTGCTCCCAATCGCCGCGTTCGTCCTCTCGGAAGCGTGGGCGATCTACGCGGGGCGATCGGGAAAAGACGGAGACAGGGACGGCGGCCGATCGGCGACCGATCACGAGCTGGCACCCGAGGAGGCGAGTCCGGGGGCCGCGACAAAGACCGAAAAACGGTCCGTGGAGATGGCCGCGACCGATCGAGCGACGAGCGACGACGTCGGCGCAGACCTCGAATCTGAAGCCGAAACAGCGGCCGACGCGGGTGCGGATGGGTACCAGCTCACCGCGATCGATCTGACGATCTCACCGATCCTGCTCGCCGCACTGGCAGGATACAGCGGCTGGGTGACGTACACGAGCTATCTCCGGACCGGCGTGCCGGACATGGTCTCGGTGGTGGTGGTCACCGCTTCGACGACCAGTCTGGCCCTCGTGCTCGCCGCGCGGTCACAACTGCCGAGCGAACCGCCCTCGAGTCCGGAGAGCGAACCCGAGACCTCCGAGTCGACGATGGGCGCCCAGGACGATCCGCAGACCCGGACCGCCGAGGAATCGCGATCGAATGGGTCGACGTCGATAGCCTCCAACACGTCTCGGGCGGCCCGTTCGAGCCAGTTCGACTGGGCCGAGGAACAAATCCCCGTCGGTTCCGAGAACCCCGACGCGGCCGTCGACTGGGACGTCGAACTGGACTCGTGGGACGCGGACTGCGTGGAGACCGGAGGTGAGGTCCGTGACGAGTAA
- a CDS encoding histidine kinase N-terminal 7TM domain-containing protein yields MRWQHTIYAYPILLATAISLGHAAYALIRSRSHGQRPTLLLFAAMNVAIAIWTGFGALGLISTVPRFKYYAYVISHVGAAGVGPFLLLFVLAYTDRTKWLRPSIAVGVFVVPATFIALLVTNPYELALTETRIVEANGVLVFRATRGPAHMSLSFVYTLLLAIVILGVIGHETVRQGRRYLPQASLLTVAVVTPITVSALTIANVPPFTVDNVNFVSVSTAVSCIALGIATVRYRFLDLQPIANRTVVDHSPDGILVVDVDGRVVDANEAVSAMLDRDPIVGEAVDDLLPEARVTSDPGATTELELASDAVDFLVVRSRPLRRQGRHIGWVVVCSDVTEHRRRERELEAFTGVVSHDLRAPLRTTDRYLELLEDALDTELDDETRQLLAVARENSRRMQEMVSDLHRYSRIGATEDEFGSVDCEALVEAVLDGLRFEIEDRNATVVVEDLPTVRGVEHLLRRLFQNLLENALTYADTTAPEIRIAATRADGAWRFAVRDNGAGIDPCDLDRVFDIFTRGSNATDESGTGMGLAICKKIVDRHGGTIDIDSTLGDGTVVTFTVPDARPTDERRPSSDERTPVGSVTASGLDRA; encoded by the coding sequence ATGCGCTGGCAACACACGATCTACGCCTATCCGATCCTGCTGGCGACGGCGATCTCACTCGGCCACGCCGCGTACGCCCTGATTCGAAGCAGATCCCACGGCCAGCGACCGACGCTCCTGCTGTTCGCCGCCATGAACGTGGCGATCGCGATCTGGACCGGGTTCGGGGCCCTCGGCCTCATCAGCACGGTTCCGCGGTTCAAGTACTACGCCTATGTGATCAGCCACGTTGGCGCCGCCGGCGTCGGACCCTTTCTGCTCCTGTTTGTTCTGGCGTACACGGATCGGACCAAGTGGCTCCGTCCGTCGATCGCCGTCGGCGTCTTCGTCGTTCCGGCGACGTTTATCGCACTGCTCGTTACTAACCCCTACGAACTGGCGCTCACCGAGACGCGTATCGTCGAGGCCAACGGCGTGCTCGTCTTCCGCGCCACGAGGGGGCCGGCGCACATGTCCCTGAGTTTCGTCTACACACTGTTGCTCGCGATTGTCATTCTCGGGGTGATCGGCCACGAGACCGTCCGTCAGGGCCGTCGGTACCTCCCGCAGGCGTCGTTGCTGACCGTCGCCGTCGTGACGCCGATCACCGTGAGTGCACTCACGATTGCGAACGTGCCGCCGTTCACCGTCGACAACGTCAACTTCGTCTCCGTTTCAACTGCGGTCTCCTGCATCGCCCTCGGAATCGCCACGGTTCGGTACCGATTTCTGGATCTGCAGCCGATCGCCAACCGGACCGTCGTCGATCACTCGCCGGACGGGATCCTCGTCGTCGACGTGGACGGGAGGGTGGTCGACGCGAACGAGGCGGTCTCCGCGATGCTCGATCGCGACCCGATCGTTGGCGAAGCGGTAGACGACCTCCTGCCCGAGGCTCGCGTAACGAGCGACCCCGGCGCGACGACGGAACTCGAACTCGCGTCCGACGCGGTCGACTTTCTGGTCGTTCGGTCGCGCCCGCTCCGCCGGCAGGGCCGACACATCGGTTGGGTCGTCGTCTGCAGCGACGTCACCGAACACCGACGCCGGGAGCGCGAACTCGAAGCGTTCACCGGCGTCGTCTCGCACGACCTCCGGGCGCCGCTGCGGACGACCGATCGGTACCTCGAACTCCTTGAGGACGCGCTCGACACGGAACTGGACGACGAGACGCGACAGTTGCTCGCCGTCGCCAGGGAGAACAGCCGCCGGATGCAGGAGATGGTCTCGGACCTCCATCGATACTCGCGGATCGGCGCCACGGAAGACGAGTTCGGGTCGGTCGACTGCGAGGCCCTCGTCGAAGCAGTTCTCGACGGGCTGCGATTCGAGATCGAGGACCGGAACGCGACCGTCGTCGTCGAGGACCTCCCGACCGTCCGCGGCGTCGAGCACCTGCTTCGGCGCCTGTTCCAGAACCTCCTGGAGAACGCGCTCACGTACGCGGACACGACGGCCCCCGAGATCCGGATCGCCGCGACACGGGCCGACGGTGCGTGGCGGTTCGCCGTCCGCGATAACGGCGCGGGGATCGATCCGTGCGACCTCGACCGGGTCTTCGATATCTTCACTCGCGGCTCGAACGCGACGGACGAATCCGGCACGGGGATGGGGCTCGCGATCTGCAAGAAGATCGTCGATCGACACGGCGGAACGATCGATATCGACTCGACGCTCGGCGACGGAACTGTGGTTACGTTCACCGTTCCCGACGCTCGACCGACCGACGAGCGACGACCGTCGAGCGACGAGCGAACGCCGGTCGGTTCGGTCACCGCGAGTGGACTCGATCGAGCGTGA
- a CDS encoding alpha-ketoacid dehydrogenase subunit beta gives MAQQEPQAVERELTMSRAMVEAIAHEMREDDEVFYMGEDVADYGGIFDSTEGLREEFGYDRVMDVPISETAYLGAAVGAAQAGMRPIAELMFVDFFGVAMDQIYNQMAKNTYMSGGSVSVPMVLTTAVGGTYNDAAQHSQTLYGTFAHLPGMKVVVPSTAYDAKGLMHNAIRDDDPVVYMFHKRLMGIGWMPAPDGPKTPVPDEPYTVPFGSADVKREGTDVTVVTLGLHVHRALEAAETLAEDGIDVEVIDLRTLVPLDTETVLESIGETGRLVVVDEDYRSFGVTGEIVASAAEERLADLEAVERVAVPDVPLPYARPMEDEVIPDAEDIEAAVRRTRE, from the coding sequence ATGGCACAGCAAGAACCGCAGGCGGTCGAACGGGAACTGACGATGAGTCGCGCGATGGTCGAGGCGATCGCCCACGAGATGCGCGAGGACGACGAGGTGTTCTACATGGGCGAAGACGTCGCCGACTACGGCGGCATCTTCGACAGCACGGAGGGGCTCCGCGAGGAGTTCGGCTACGATCGGGTGATGGACGTGCCGATCAGCGAGACGGCCTACCTCGGGGCCGCCGTCGGCGCGGCCCAGGCCGGAATGCGGCCGATCGCCGAACTGATGTTCGTCGACTTCTTCGGCGTCGCGATGGACCAGATCTACAACCAGATGGCGAAGAACACGTACATGAGCGGCGGAAGCGTCTCCGTTCCGATGGTACTGACGACCGCCGTCGGCGGCACCTACAACGACGCCGCCCAGCACTCCCAGACGCTGTACGGCACCTTCGCCCACCTCCCGGGAATGAAGGTCGTCGTCCCGTCGACCGCCTACGACGCGAAGGGGCTGATGCACAACGCCATCCGCGACGACGACCCGGTGGTCTACATGTTCCACAAGCGGCTGATGGGGATCGGGTGGATGCCCGCCCCCGACGGCCCCAAGACGCCGGTACCGGACGAACCGTACACGGTCCCCTTCGGCAGCGCCGACGTCAAGCGCGAAGGGACCGACGTCACCGTCGTCACGCTCGGCCTCCACGTCCACCGGGCGCTCGAGGCCGCCGAGACGCTCGCCGAGGACGGGATCGACGTCGAGGTGATCGACCTCCGGACGCTCGTTCCGCTCGACACGGAGACGGTCCTCGAGTCGATCGGCGAGACGGGACGACTGGTCGTCGTCGACGAGGACTACCGATCGTTCGGGGTGACCGGCGAGATCGTCGCGAGCGCGGCCGAGGAACGCCTGGCAGACCTCGAGGCGGTCGAGCGGGTCGCCGTCCCGGACGTTCCGCTTCCGTACGCCCGGCCGATGGAAGACGAGGTCATCCCGGACGCCGAGGACATCGAAGCGGCCGTCCGTCGCACCCGGGAGTAA
- a CDS encoding vWA domain-containing protein has protein sequence MTNGNISRRKLLAGVGVVGVSSAGAALGTSAYFNDEESFDGNSLAAGELDLLLDYQVRYHGGPGRLEEIRGMGYDGAEVIDAEEGVYLLDEVPDTGDIEDWDQYVLEHGFCDEQARERLVNGDEISPIALEDVKPGDSGCLTTSLHLCDNPGYIWMNGSLTANDDNGLTEPESEVDDTDGEGEGELADSIETRVWYDENCDCEYDADEENGGDDVDVALVLDRSGSMSGSMSDLKDAAKGLVDELGGNARVTVVSYSSSAALDQGLTDDGAAAKSAIDGLSSGGQTNIEGGVTTAQDELLNGTNARSGADKIMVVMSDGEANVDDDGDGSADPTDEATNAKNEGIELYTVAFGSADTTTLQAMASDPADAHFFDAGDADELIDAFSRIGQIIAGEKEIFSGTLAELMGILETDDGIPLDGDRESVYDEIDGGEPAAGDHEDRDPFEPAATHCLGFEWELPTDVGNEVQTDSVTFDVGFYAEQARHNDGSGSTA, from the coding sequence ATGACGAACGGAAACATTTCACGACGTAAGCTCCTGGCTGGGGTCGGCGTGGTCGGCGTTTCATCCGCCGGCGCAGCCCTCGGTACGAGCGCGTACTTCAACGACGAGGAATCGTTCGACGGAAACAGCTTGGCGGCGGGAGAACTCGACCTCCTGCTCGACTACCAGGTCAGGTACCACGGCGGCCCGGGCCGCCTGGAGGAGATCCGGGGGATGGGCTACGACGGCGCCGAGGTGATCGACGCCGAGGAGGGCGTCTACCTCCTCGACGAGGTGCCGGACACCGGCGACATCGAAGACTGGGACCAGTACGTCCTCGAACACGGGTTCTGCGACGAGCAGGCCCGCGAACGGCTTGTCAACGGCGACGAAATCTCACCCATCGCGCTCGAAGACGTCAAGCCTGGCGACTCCGGCTGCCTCACGACGAGCCTCCACCTGTGCGACAATCCGGGATACATCTGGATGAACGGCTCGCTGACGGCGAACGACGACAACGGGCTCACCGAACCGGAGTCGGAGGTCGACGACACCGACGGCGAAGGTGAGGGGGAACTCGCCGACTCGATCGAGACCCGCGTCTGGTACGACGAGAACTGCGACTGCGAGTACGACGCGGACGAAGAGAACGGCGGCGACGACGTCGACGTCGCGCTGGTCCTCGACCGCTCCGGTTCGATGTCCGGTTCGATGTCGGACCTGAAAGACGCGGCCAAGGGTCTCGTCGACGAACTGGGTGGAAACGCCCGAGTGACCGTCGTCAGCTACTCGTCCAGTGCGGCGCTGGACCAGGGATTGACCGACGACGGCGCCGCGGCGAAGTCGGCGATCGACGGCCTCTCCTCCGGCGGCCAGACCAACATCGAGGGCGGCGTGACCACGGCACAAGACGAGTTGCTCAACGGAACCAACGCTCGTAGCGGCGCGGACAAGATTATGGTCGTCATGTCGGACGGCGAAGCGAACGTCGACGACGACGGAGACGGGAGCGCGGATCCGACCGACGAGGCGACGAACGCGAAGAACGAGGGGATCGAACTCTACACCGTCGCGTTCGGCTCCGCCGACACGACCACGCTGCAGGCCATGGCCAGCGACCCGGCGGACGCTCACTTCTTCGACGCCGGCGACGCGGACGAACTGATCGACGCGTTCAGCCGCATCGGACAGATCATCGCAGGCGAGAAGGAGATCTTCAGCGGCACGCTCGCGGAACTCATGGGAATCCTCGAAACCGACGACGGCATCCCGCTCGACGGCGATCGCGAGAGCGTGTACGACGAGATCGACGGCGGCGAACCCGCCGCCGGTGATCACGAGGACCGCGACCCCTTCGAGCCAGCAGCGACCCACTGTCTCGGGTTCGAGTGGGAGCTGCCGACCGACGTCGGCAACGAGGTCCAGACCGACTCTGTCACGTTCGACGTCGGCTTCTACGCCGAACAGGCCCGACACAACGACGGCAGCGGGTCGACCGCGTAG
- a CDS encoding hybrid sensor histidine kinase/response regulator, whose product MSTTRSLEVDVLLVEDDADDARYVERLVHGHRTRRDERGVDAPIAIAELDHVDRLADAEERVRTRPPDVVLLDLMLPDSRGVSTVESMVEAAPELPIVVLTGRDDAEVGVEAIQRGAEEYLVKESITAEAILRTLRYAIERTRRRSELRDRNQRLALLNRLLRKDIRNDVSMIVGLTDQIRREREHGDEATIETVLEAAGHVAKLTDTAAELTSVISEDDVRHAPCNLIDVVEGSVANVRREYDASMRIERPESGAPILVSGSPMLGSAFVHLLQNAVEHSDRSVPRVTVTVETSADRATVSIADDGVGIPDTQKDLLTDPSVRFDEASGMGVGLYLVTTVLEELGGEFEIEDNEAGGTTVTVTLDRVHSR is encoded by the coding sequence ATGAGTACGACTCGATCGCTCGAAGTAGACGTGCTTCTCGTCGAAGACGACGCGGACGACGCACGGTACGTCGAGCGACTCGTCCACGGACACCGAACCAGACGCGACGAGCGCGGCGTCGACGCGCCGATCGCTATCGCCGAGCTGGACCACGTCGATCGCCTCGCCGACGCCGAAGAGCGGGTTCGCACGCGGCCCCCGGACGTCGTTCTCCTCGATCTCATGCTCCCCGACAGTCGGGGGGTATCGACCGTCGAGTCGATGGTCGAGGCCGCACCGGAACTGCCGATCGTCGTGCTTACGGGCCGCGACGACGCCGAAGTGGGGGTCGAAGCGATCCAGCGTGGAGCAGAAGAGTATCTGGTCAAGGAGTCGATCACCGCCGAAGCGATCCTGCGGACGCTCCGATACGCGATCGAGCGAACTCGCCGCCGGTCCGAACTCCGTGATCGAAACCAGCGACTCGCGCTGTTGAACCGACTGCTCAGGAAGGACATCCGAAACGATGTGAGCATGATCGTCGGACTGACCGACCAGATCCGCCGGGAGCGCGAGCACGGCGACGAGGCGACGATCGAGACGGTACTCGAAGCGGCCGGCCACGTCGCGAAACTGACCGACACGGCCGCCGAGTTGACGAGCGTGATCTCGGAGGACGACGTCCGGCACGCCCCCTGTAATCTGATCGACGTCGTGGAGGGATCGGTGGCGAACGTACGCCGGGAGTACGACGCGTCGATGCGAATTGAACGGCCCGAATCCGGCGCTCCGATCCTCGTTTCCGGGTCGCCGATGCTCGGTTCGGCGTTCGTACACCTGCTGCAAAACGCCGTCGAACACTCGGATCGCAGCGTTCCGCGGGTGACGGTGACCGTCGAGACGTCGGCCGACCGAGCGACCGTCTCGATCGCCGACGACGGCGTCGGGATACCGGACACGCAGAAGGATCTTCTCACCGATCCCAGCGTCCGGTTCGACGAGGCCTCGGGGATGGGGGTCGGGCTGTACCTCGTGACGACGGTGCTCGAGGAACTCGGGGGCGAGTTCGAGATCGAAGACAACGAAGCCGGCGGAACGACGGTGACGGTCACGCTCGATCGAGTCCACTCGCGGTGA
- a CDS encoding DUF7344 domain-containing protein, producing the protein MFTRSTTVPEREIHQVLSNARRRRTLEQLRSSRGTITLRELAERIATIETGESPAPRNVRQSVYTSLHQTHLRRLDELGIVEYDENRKVVRLRERARRVSLYMEVETPFGISWAEYYRLLGVGSLFVVVAAMGDAPGFSAVDPLLWGVCFLLVYGLSSAYQLWRNRWTVLQLFRSSVHRVRR; encoded by the coding sequence ATGTTCACACGGAGCACCACCGTCCCGGAACGGGAGATCCACCAGGTCCTGAGCAACGCCAGGCGTCGGCGGACGCTCGAACAGCTCCGAAGTTCGAGGGGAACGATAACCCTTCGCGAACTCGCCGAGCGGATCGCGACGATAGAAACCGGGGAGTCGCCCGCACCCCGCAACGTGCGCCAGAGCGTCTACACGTCGCTCCACCAGACCCACCTTCGCCGCCTCGACGAACTCGGCATCGTCGAGTACGACGAGAATCGAAAAGTGGTCAGGCTTCGCGAGCGCGCCCGTCGCGTCTCGCTCTACATGGAAGTCGAGACGCCCTTCGGAATCAGCTGGGCCGAGTACTACCGGCTCCTCGGCGTCGGGAGTCTCTTCGTCGTGGTCGCGGCGATGGGAGACGCCCCCGGCTTCTCGGCCGTCGACCCGCTGCTGTGGGGCGTGTGTTTCCTGCTCGTCTACGGGCTCTCGTCCGCCTACCAGCTCTGGCGGAACCGCTGGACGGTGCTACAGCTGTTCCGATCGTCGGTACACCGCGTTCGAAGATAA
- a CDS encoding thiamine pyrophosphate-dependent dehydrogenase E1 component subunit alpha, with amino-acid sequence MFEDMVTARYYEERLQEEYLEGKQPAFDISAGPIPGELHLAAGHEAAAAGVCRHLRDDDTVTAPHRPHHVAIAKGVDLKRMTAEIFGRQTGLSGGKGGHMHLFDPDVNFACSGIIAEGCPPAVGAGLAAKKRNEDSVAVAVLGEGAISQGAFLESLNLAAVQELPVVFVIEDNDWAISMPKDRITDVEDGSRRADGFGMPGVRVDYDDATAVYDAAKDAIGRARADNGPTLMEVQVHRRMGHFMGDPQSYRPDADTEAAQERDSIERLADDLRAAGVSDDDIEAIRERAHDRVDEAIEWAKDQPEPEPADAHEDVFVNPPSGVTTDEPNHELAESEGDD; translated from the coding sequence ATGTTCGAGGACATGGTCACGGCGCGGTACTACGAGGAGCGCCTTCAGGAGGAGTACCTGGAGGGGAAACAACCGGCGTTCGACATCTCGGCCGGACCGATTCCCGGCGAACTCCACCTCGCGGCGGGACACGAGGCCGCGGCCGCGGGCGTCTGTCGACACCTTCGCGACGACGATACGGTGACGGCCCCGCACCGGCCACACCACGTCGCGATCGCCAAGGGTGTCGACCTGAAGCGGATGACGGCCGAAATCTTCGGCCGACAGACCGGCCTGAGCGGGGGAAAGGGCGGCCACATGCACCTGTTCGATCCGGACGTCAACTTCGCCTGTAGCGGCATCATCGCCGAGGGCTGTCCGCCGGCGGTCGGGGCCGGGCTCGCGGCGAAGAAACGAAACGAGGACAGCGTCGCCGTCGCCGTCCTCGGGGAGGGCGCGATCAGCCAGGGGGCGTTCCTCGAGTCGCTCAACCTGGCGGCCGTCCAGGAACTGCCGGTCGTCTTCGTGATCGAGGACAACGACTGGGCGATCAGCATGCCCAAAGACCGGATCACCGACGTCGAGGACGGCTCCCGGCGCGCGGACGGCTTCGGCATGCCGGGCGTTCGCGTCGACTACGACGACGCGACGGCAGTGTACGACGCCGCGAAGGACGCGATCGGCCGCGCGCGGGCGGACAACGGCCCGACCCTGATGGAGGTCCAGGTCCACCGCCGGATGGGACACTTCATGGGCGATCCGCAGAGCTATCGCCCGGACGCGGACACGGAAGCCGCACAGGAGCGCGACTCGATCGAACGGCTCGCAGACGATCTGCGGGCGGCCGGCGTCTCGGACGACGACATCGAGGCGATCCGCGAGCGGGCCCACGATCGCGTCGACGAGGCGATCGAGTGGGCCAAAGACCAGCCGGAACCGGAGCCGGCGGACGCCCACGAGGACGTCTTCGTCAACCCGCCCTCGGGCGTGACGACCGACGAACCGAACCACGAACTGGCGGAATCAGAGGGTGACGACTGA
- a CDS encoding SipW-dependent-type signal peptide-containing protein — translation MTEDRSYSLSRRQVIGGLGAIGVASAGAGLGTTAYFNDEESFDDNSLAAGELDLYVHYEFTADQDGVEGENLGEPTSGTVQGGVDEHEGDEVSVSYGLADVKPGDSGSLDFCFSIVDNPAFVWAGGELTANDENGYTEPEPETQAGGDANDPGDPNGEGELADAIEATLRYCGEDADGATVDGDAIESGTLKEVLAALADGIALDGDGNGDAEPGDRVPFEGVEEPDEHDDTCVCLEWEVPTSVGNEIQTDSVEFDLAFHAEQSRHNTGENNPFADDSDGNN, via the coding sequence ATGACAGAAGACAGAAGCTACTCGCTGTCGAGGCGGCAGGTAATCGGCGGACTCGGCGCGATCGGCGTCGCGTCCGCGGGAGCCGGCCTCGGCACGACCGCGTACTTCAACGACGAGGAATCGTTCGACGACAACAGCCTGGCGGCCGGCGAACTCGATCTGTACGTTCACTACGAGTTCACCGCCGATCAGGACGGCGTGGAGGGCGAGAACCTCGGCGAACCGACGAGCGGAACCGTCCAGGGCGGCGTGGACGAACACGAGGGCGACGAGGTGTCCGTTAGCTACGGCCTCGCAGACGTCAAGCCCGGCGACAGCGGCTCGCTGGACTTCTGCTTCTCGATCGTCGACAACCCCGCGTTCGTGTGGGCTGGCGGCGAGCTGACCGCGAACGACGAGAACGGTTACACCGAACCCGAGCCGGAGACCCAGGCCGGCGGGGACGCCAACGATCCGGGCGATCCGAACGGCGAGGGCGAACTCGCCGACGCCATCGAGGCGACGCTACGCTACTGCGGGGAGGATGCCGACGGCGCTACGGTCGACGGCGATGCAATCGAGAGCGGAACGCTCAAAGAGGTGCTGGCGGCCCTCGCGGACGGGATCGCGCTCGACGGCGACGGGAACGGCGACGCCGAACCCGGCGATCGAGTCCCCTTCGAAGGCGTCGAAGAGCCCGACGAGCACGACGACACCTGCGTCTGCCTGGAATGGGAGGTGCCGACGTCCGTCGGGAACGAGATCCAGACGGACAGCGTCGAGTTCGATCTCGCGTTCCACGCGGAGCAGTCGCGGCACAACACCGGCGAGAACAACCCGTTCGCGGACGACTCGGACGGCAACAACTGA